GTCTGGGCTTCCTGTGTAGGCTGTAATATGCCGCAAGGGTTAAACAATACTCTTTTTATCCCGTATTATACAAcaagactgaaaaatttcatccttcatttctaaatttatttcattattcaaataGGCGGTATATGGGCGAATGTGTATAATCCTCAATCATCAGTCTTACAGATGATACACCTTCAAGtcacagaaataaataattttgctgGAATCGTTGTGGATATGTTgagggatgaaaattattatagctGTAGAATTGTCGATGCAACGTTGAACTTTGTCAcacgttgtttttttaaactgaaaatttaaattcgttAAATCCCGAGGATTCAGTACAATCCATaaattaaagagaaaaatataacgaaacGTTAGTTTAGCTTCCAGCGATAATTTATTCCGGAATTcatcgaccattttgaaaaatttctcaactttGACGAAGTgcagaaatacaaaattcaaattttaacagatCATCGCTATAAGATTTACAAGGTTgagaaaggagaaaatttAAAGCTGCAAACAGAGAAGATGCTGCACGAAGAGAGGTTTCTCGTCTTCGACCTACTACTTTTCtctatgtgaaaaaaatcaaggtcAAAGTAAGCaataagcaatttttttccttccacaACACTGCTGTATCGGAGGATCGTTGATAACCTTAGCCCTCTTGCTTAATTATTACGCCTATAAGTTGGTAGTGCGTGTTCCTGATAAAATTGTGATAATTCTCGTTTGGGTTGCCTGTATAGTTCTAATTCCAAAAGTATTCGAGTAGAGATGCGATCAACGAATTTCGCTAGGCTTTTGTGGGCGAAAAAAAACAGCGTAAAATTGTAGGTTGATGCCTAATCTAGAcagcgataaaaatttcaaaactcaagtCTTTAATTCTCTTCCATATTATGCTTTATTAACAAGATCAAAAggatttcttattttcaatgaGTGTCGAATATCGGCGATGAGAATCGCGAAGCCGCGTTATCTATGATTCGAgggttataaaatattcaggcGAAACGAGCTTCGTCGAAGACGCCGCTGCAGCAGATCGTAATCGGAGTATTTCTTTAACCCGTCCAGCTGCGGCGTTACGTCAAATGATCAGCCAAGGGCGTCGGACAACGAAGCTCTCGTCGGTCAGACGGTTGGTATTGTAcaacgaattaaaaaatttccctttATCCAGCCAATGCAGGAGGCCGTGCCTCATTCATACAACAGCTGCCGTTCTAGCCAAAACTCTGCGTAATCATGAGCAGCCGCGTGGACTCACAGGATGAACCGCTCAAGGACATTATAAGGCTAATTGCAATTAAGGGAAAGAGTAAAATTCTATCGATAAACGAGGCGAGCTCTCTTATACTGTCTATCATACTTCCTTGCAAAGTGCCTTTGGAAGTGTATACCTTATTGTCGCAAAATTGCAAGGCCATGCATTCGTAGTCTGTGTCATATAGCCAGCCTAGGAAAATTAACCTGGGTACCTGTACCTATAAATATTGTACCAATAAATATTTGCAGTCGCGATTACCGCGCGTGTCTACAAGATATAAGGAAACAGTCAATGCACTTTGTCGAAGGTGTATTTAACGGCATTAGTCTATCTCATCGTGTACTGCTACTCGTAATTACTCGACTCGTGATTTCGATGGTACGAGTgaattatagaaagaaaaatagtataactggatatatatatatacattttacatGAAATCACAAGAGGTTCATGAAATGGGGAATGAAGCACTGCGTAGTATAATCGTATATAACTTGTGCATATAGAATCGTGATTCTCATTACCGTGATACCGTCTCCCGATAAGCCGTCCTCCGTGATGAACCCGCAAATGTCGATGCAAATTGGTGGTCCCGCACTGTCTGGGATTGGCGCCCCCTCTGACGACAACGGCACCGCATATACGGCACTGGGCTCTGAGGGGGTCGTTCAGGCAGAGATCGAAGTGGGCCCAAACGGCGCTGGGATTCGCCATGGCCCTGAGACTTCGAGAATGGGATCTAACCCGGCTGCTCGAGTGCCCGGACGAAAATCCGGAGGGTGTCACGTGATCGACGAGGCAGTCGTCCTCGTCTTCCGGTTCCTGTTTCATGATGCCCGACACTCTCTTGTGCAAAATCTTACGTGAGCCCGAAATTTTGACGCCTTTATTTTCTCCGTTATCTTGAGACGCGAGATCGTTGCGAGACGTGTTAGTACGTCAAACCGTTCTCCAGTGCAACTATATGTTTGTACACACACAAGTATGTTACATTCGTCGTGTATGACCACTTCGCCAAGTTCAAACAAGCCCCGATTTAACCGAATTCGCCGGGAATTCAAATCGTCAACTTTGCTGAGCCGGCTGCGTAGATATTCGTATACGTTATATGTCGTGCTGCAGCAATGATTCACGCGGATACGGTGACTATAGCTTGACCCCTGCACCCCGATGAAACGCGTTGCGTACACTCGGCTTCTCAAATTCTTACGACTCCTACAGGAGTTGGACAACTCTAAGGAATTTAATATTCCTATGGcaaaatgaaaatctccaggGTCGAACGGTTACACGCGCAATCGctatataaataaaaccgGGTCCACGTCCCTCTTTCTCCTTAAATATTAGAGGCAATCGAATGATCGGTCTAACATCTTCCGGACACGCTGAGCAAGCTCGACACTGGACTTTCTCATTTTGCCAACTCCTTGGTCGAGGGGTTCGCATTCCAGCATGCCGGGTGTACATACGCACGAGCCCTAGACTTGCCTCTTCGAATTCGGCTCTAAAACCTGGCGAGTAAACCGAACTCGTGCAGGAAGGAGAAGGAGGGGGGCAAACAGGGTCGCCTAAGAGCAGCGGGACGTCCACCCCATTGTTTCTGCCCCCCTGGATATTCCAGGACAGGTCGTGACCTCGGGTTTTTCGTGCCTAAGGACAATTCTTTCCTCGCCAATGTATCGCACGCTGCAACACGTACGACAAAAACCCGATATTACTCTGCTTCCTCGGAAGGAaacaaattttgcaaacttaCGCAGCGGGCTGGACAATTAATCACCGTATTCGAGCACAATCTTTTTACTGCAACGggacatatacatataccacataataataagaaaccGATTTCTGTAGATACTTATAATTAAGAAAGTGTGAGGTACGGTTGATCAATAATAcattgcaacaaaaaaattatgtagcAAAGGTGCGGCTGTCGTCAATTTTGAATTGTGATTTTCAAGAATCTCCCATCAAAAAATTCACCCGAGGTCGATTTTTGGTaacaatattcatattattagTGTACAATTTGTGCAACGGAACCgtaattttattacttataaTGCGTTATAAAATACTGTTGCAtataacactttttttttttaatgatatcaataatattttctcatcacttattcaaagaaatttctgaaaattgtgATCACATTAAGAGGATGCTATAGTCAATCTTTACCGACCGTGTAAAATGTCACAAATTTTCACTATTACTTAACAATATTGTGTAAGCCTACACTGCATCGATGCGAAAATGCTGCAGTCAGCGCACTTCTAAATTCAATGCCAAACAAAATTAACCTgacattttttggtttcatggGAAAATAACGCTAGGAGATGTATTCTTAGTGGTTATTCTATTACCGGAATTCATTTCTTGGCACCATtgttacataaaataaaacttctttaaaaaattcatattcagCATTGCATGCAGAATTACGCTGTTTGCGGTAATTTCACATCAGCGATGCGTAGTTTTTGAGACTATAACATTCTCTTAAGGGGGTGCCCTAGCCGATTTCGACATCGACGTACGTATCACCAAATACCGAGGTCGACGTAGTTATACAaacttctgaacaaaaacactccaataccttttcatttgacgcagtAACAAAGGAATGGCGCGATTTcacgaaatcgcaatagtatattcgtaaaattcatgccatttcgttacttctgcgtcaaatgaaaatgagttgTAGTTTTTTCCTTCGGGATGatgtatagaatggggctgcTAAGCCATGAATCGCGTTTAAGGTACGcggacttcgatatttcgaGATACATGTACGACAACGACAAAATCCACTAGGTCACCCCCTTAAGGAGATAATCATTGAACGAAATTGAACCGAAATTGAATTTAGCCGCACCTGGGGGCAAAcctatttgattttctttttcattcattttctgaTTAGACTGTTTACTGGCAAGACGCTTCGGAAATTCGCATCGAATGTAAATAGGAATAGGACTGAAATGGTTAGATCACACGTGTGTGGTATAGAATCTAGAGATTACGTGAAAACAACACACCGGGCCGAGCAACGAGTCGGCGAAAAAACACGTGGCACCTGAGTTCGATACATTGCTTGATTCGAGAATGGTAcctatttgaattttctttcaagtccCGCCGCCGTTTTAAGTAAAGCGAAGCTCCCTGCGATTCGACGTCGCAGCGGTTTGTCGTTTTGTTCGAACCGAAAACGCCCGTaatatctttaaaaaaattccaataaaATTTCGCGTAGTAGCGAGCTTTCCTCGAGTGCCTATAACTACCCACAATCGGCGGTAATCATCGCAAACTTTATTCGAAAGTATCGTAAATGTACGGGAGCGAGGGTTCGTCAAGTGGTCACGTGGCCGCGGATACGATTAGCGATATACATTGGTATAAATAGTTTCAATTTGCGACGACGAGTCAGAGCTGGCTTGCATAGAGCTAGCCTGGTGCACGGAGTCCGTAACGCGTGCAAGTTTTTACCGGATTCGGAATCTGCACCGCTGTAAGAAGATCGCGGGCAAAGAGTGTATGTAATCCAAGCGTGAATTACGTCATCAACGATTAAACCGAGGCTCTCCGTGGTGGCAGATACCTGCTATTTCCTATTACCGATTTTCTCCGATATCGGCCGAGTTAGTGCAGCGGCGTTCCGTTTCCGATTCAATACAGTCGAGCCAGGGAGGATTACGATCGGATCAATAAGTGAGCGTCGCGAGAACCCGCCTATCAAGCACCTCGTCGATTTTGGCTTGTGCGCGGCTACTACTTTTGCAGCCCGTTGAATATGCAACATTTTTCGAGGAGAAGATCGCGGTACGAGGTGTGAAAAGGCAATTGCTAGAAATCGGCAACGAGCCGCAAACATCGATCGAGAACGAGACAATGAGTCGCGACGCTGGCGCTGTGTCtctacgtgtgtgtgtgtgtgtgtgtgtctctcTGTGTCGGATATGAATCTGCGGAGCGACGTAGTAGTCGATGTTTTCAATTCCGTCGAGGCACGAAATCCCGGAGcttgaggaaagaaaaacaaaaaacgaaacaaaaacaaccgTCTCGTTTCCGACGCGGTTTGATACAGGGGTAGGAGAGACGACTACCGATAAATTAGACGATAACGCGTACgggaaaaatatgaatattcgcGAGGTGATCGTGCGTATAATATAGCCCCGCGGTGTCGGCCAGGGGAGCCTTTGCAACGAAAATATTGAgcgtgtatataattattcttagAAGCAGGGTCTTTCTGTGGTTGTAGCAACCCATTCCTTGCAACGAGACGTTCCGTCTATAAAAAGCAATCATTATCTCGCCCTGGGTtgataatgtatatgtatatctatgcGTAGTACGTATGcggtatacataaatatgttACACATGCGTATGCGTGTGTCTGTGTTGGACGAGGCGTACGAGGGAGAACACAAGCTCGTTGCTCTTTTAGAGATCGAGTGGGTATTTTGCGGAGATTTGACGGTCGTCTTGCCGTATCGAGCGTCGCTTTAAAAACGTGCTTTAAGAAAAACACTCCGGCGGCGTTGTAACGTGTTATTGTAATAAGTGTCAGATATATTTTAATCACTCACTGGAAATATTGtaagaaataaggaaaatgtGACGATTGACCGCAGTGCGGTAGCCCGGAGAGCTGTGTTTGATGTTGATAACAAATTAGACGGAGTGAACGTAGTTGGAGAAGAGGAAACCGAACCACACGCACTATAAGCCACTCGTAATACTCTCGCTGCAGTCATTCACTACCATCATAGCGACGAAACGCGCGCAAACCGGGCACTGATCGAGACGCACCGAATTTCCTCGTGTTTTTCAACCTGGTTCGGCTCGAAGAACCGAGTCCACCGAAGCTTTTTTATCCTtatatttattcttgttttatttattaattcgtTTACGTTTTACCAGTTAATATCGAAGCGCGATTAGTGCGCGACGAACGGCAAGAGGATGATAAGAACACTGAGGATaacggatttttgaaaaaaatttcgaaaacacaCAGGACCGAGCTTCGCGAATCTCGGATTGACGAATATAAAATCGTAACGGGAAGAGCTTAGAAAATGGCCGATGTGCTTTGCACCGTGCTTCAGTGGTAACGATCCCCCCGACCCAGGAATGACTAAAATCGAAATCGGTGGCCGAGGGGCGTCGGGACGCGCATGTGCGACGGCGCCGGTCGTCAACGCATTATCTGTATCATATGTGCGCTCTACTATCCGACCTGATTACGTTGCCCGAACTTTGTCAAGGCATCGATTAACATGTTACATTGTAACACGCGTTGCACGATTCTGGCGTGTTGCAAAAACAAACCGCAatcctttttcaaaatgatacACGCCTTTCGCGTTTTACTTACAATTGATACACCGCGTTATACGATGCACTGCGAATCGAAGTAAGGAATATTTCACGGCAATAAAAAGGgtttgaagagaagaaaaacacgGATATATTAACGGAGAGTGAGGCAATTGTCGTGGAAACATCTAGTCACatgtattgtatatttatgatatttttaacaagaattttattcttacttACATACCacatttatacacatatatacacatcgtACGTGGGTGTATGGAAACTTGATTCCGGATTTTTCGTAGGTTCTACAGACATTCCTATTTCTTCGTGGCACGAAGTATATTTCTAAAAACACGTACACTCGGGAAAAGAATCGCGGTAATGGTCAATTAAATCTCAACGTTTGTtgacgaatttaaaaattcgaaggcGAATTCGataacaaatttctttttttcctgtcGTTAACGAAGCAAGCATGCGATAAAGATGCGATAAGAATGTACAAAAGTAATGTATTCAAACTACCAATATACGCGTTAGTTTAATTGAGTTGACTTAGACTTGTATTTAAATACGGAACAGAAAATGTCGTTTGTAACTCAATCTCACAGTGAACGATAATTTGAAGATGTTTATAtgagaagaggaaagaaaaagctATTGGAATAACGATACGTCATGGCATAACCATCAGCAAAATCTCAAATTACCCAATACCAGCTGagtcaaattttaaaattggCGCAGATGATGTTTAAAGCGAGTGTTTCATCGCTGCCTGTCAGGTTGCATACTTTCAGGCGCCGAACTGAGCTAAGAGAAAACTAAGCGGTTCTTGCTCATAATACTCGTAATATTCTAAAAATTAGAACACTTTGTTCAACGCGTGTTAAGGGGGattgtaaattttgtaatacgTGAATCACTTACACTTGTGTTGTACGATACACCAGATTTTCAAAGGAAATAGAGTAAATACGTGGAGTGGGGGGATAAAAGGAGTTTGTTCAAATCTGTATGTTTTGAAGCATTGGAGGGAAATTCATTCGTCTCAGTCACTTTAAACAAATCGCAACGTTGCGAAAGGTTACTTAATCAACGATACTAAAGGTAATTAGCTTACCTTTTTGAAGTCCCGGTAAAAATTGGCCTTCGGATTGATCACTGCTTTGCCAATCAGATACGAGCCCGATCTCACTATTATTTCTGCTCGTCGATCTTGTAATCCGCTTCGTTTCCTCGTCTGTGATGTGAAATAATCACGATATTTCATATTAAATGTTAGAAATTGGTCAAGAATTGATCATAGTTTTGAATAGGTCAATGCAGCGTACaacaaaagtaaaagaaacttttttctcctgAAATACAATCCATCGTTCATTTAAGTCATCACCAACTTTCAAACGTAAATCTAGTCTCTTATTAACAGCATTCATCATGCAAATGAATGACTGGTTAAATTTACCGTTTGGTAGTATTGGCAGCATTGGGCACGGGAATTGTAACGGATTCTGGACCTGCCAGTCGGCCCATGTGACAAAATCACTAGGCTTTAGATTCCCAGCTTGTACCATTTGTGGCCTAGGCTCATCATCTGGGACAGTAAAGCAGCTAAATTAGTATGATATAGGACGCATTTTGCATTTTCACATTCTCTATTtcttataacaataatatatacTAACCTGAAAGTACCGGAGGTTGACCTAAAGCAATGTATCGTTTTCTGGCCAATTGTGCTGCGGCAAAATCTGGACTATGATTGTGTTGCATTCGTATTCTCGGTTTTTTGCAATCTCCGGTAGTAATGAGACTTCCTCTACAGTGCAACGTTCTGCCAACGCATCGCCAGCGTATAGTATTAGGTTGTTTCTTATGCAACGTGTACATAAAACCCTTATGGATGACTTTAGGACCTCCTTTATTCGAGAGTACCACCTAAAATGAAGAATTCTATTTCATTATACATTCAAAAGGAGCGATTCAATCACTATATGTATTCTTGAAACTGGAAGATCGATTATCCAATATGCATTGATTATCCATTActcatattttcataaatgtACAATTAATTATCTTGTAAAATGTTTGGAAATAAAGTATACACTAAACATGTATAAGCACCTCAGCAACATTGGAATCTTCCTCATTCAGCAATTCCTCCATCTTAATCAGCGACGGCGTTTCAGCTTTCGGTTCCTTTGCATCAGAGTTTGCGTTACTTTTCGATGTACATCCAGTTTGTGCCAACATTTTCCAGAATGACTCTGCAGATGAGAAATATAAAGCTGTTATAACTGGTAATAAACAAGCGACTACACATACCTCTACATAAAATGCTGgtagatttatttcaacatatAGAATCAAGGAATGGAAATATTTGTCGTTACAATAGAAGTGGTCAGGGTTTTCCGTGAGTAACAGTGAATAGCAGTCCGGCGGTggttaaaaatgtaattttcacaTTGAGAAGAAGGCTATAAGGCGTTCAAAAATTCTGGGGCATTCCATAACTATTTTTAGACTATGAGAAacgaaaatacagaaaaatgacgaaattacTGTTATTCAATTATAGATTGTGTCCTTGATCTGTGCACTCTGTAACATTTTAGTTTCATTCTTTCGACACCCTCGCTTCGCTGATACGGTATattagaaaaatcaaagaaacctCTTTAGCCCAATGACTAATCTCCGAATTTAAAACAACATTCTTCCCGTgtacttttcttcttcacgGCTACCAGTCATCATTTCATTTATGAGGTGACAGTTGTATCTCTTCTGTGTGGCAACAGCTGTGAAGTAGTTCACAGAGTAGCAACAGAGTGCAGCACCGTAATGTGGTTCGATCAGAAAAACGCGTTAGGGTGCCCGGACGAGTAACGACCGAgtatcaagaaagagctcggAACTGTAGAAAAtggtattatacatacgttttCAAATCTGGATAAAAAAGGGCTCAGCTTGTTGTCGGCAATTACGAGCAAACGAAACTCTAACCGACCTAATCTTTGGCCAGACTATGTGTAAACAAAACAAACGCGATCAGAGACTAATGTAGTTGCGATAGCGAGATACAGGTGAAACAAAAGGTAACGATTCGCATATATACGATTATTGTAATGTCGTCAAGAAATTTCCACGGCTGACAAATATATGAACCGATAAATGCATGTTATACCTGCAATGTGTTACACAGCAAATATGAATCAACGTACGCATAAACAAATGAGATTAAAGCCGAGCACCTGATATGGGTGACGGGCGTACAAGTCAATTGTTTCAGGTAATATTCGAGTGGGTGAATGTGGTTAAAGGACATGACAATTTAGGCACGCATGGCAGGACTATAACGAGACAAATTAGTACCTGATAGTCTAACGACGTTCGTCGGTTGACAATtgtcgaaaagaaaaattcgggaAATGGAACTCGACGAACGATACCGAAATGGCCAACGTCCTCGATCGACTGGACGGCAGTTACGGCGGGACGATGGAGACCAAGAAATATGGCACCGCTGCGCGGCGATCAATAAACGGCACCACGGTTCCTGGTCCATAAAGGTCCGTTCATACCGGACCGGCCCGATAACGGATAGGGCGgcgttcgaatttttaaacgcGCCTGAACACACTTGTTCTCATCTGCTAATGCGACGCGTGAAAATCGAAGCCAGTATCCAGTATCCAGCCGCAGGGTAAATGCGGACAATTGACGATATAATTTTGTACAACTAGATGATTATTCTCATAATAACGTGAAACGTGGAAATTCCGATTTCTTGAAGTGTCATTAGTCCGTTATTAGCTGGAATATTGAAAATGGGTGATAGAACGATTGGCTGACGTCACTCTCGTATGCTAGTAGCTGACTTTTTTTACCCAAATGCAGTATAATCAGACATTGGGAATTCTCCTCATTCACTTTTGGTTCGAAGTCTGTTAAGATCGTTATAACAACGCTCTATCACGGAATCTGTATAGCTATGAGGAATCGTACTTATGCTTTGTTGGCCTCGGATTTATTAAAACCAAGTCAGAAAAAGGAAGTGACAAAATTAATGACAATTTAATGCTTTTCAGTCCATTTCAGTGATTAGATAAGTTGATTGTATGCTGGAATATTACGGAACGAAATATTCCGACATGATCCATGTGTAGATGTTTCGTTTGGAATAAATGATTTATAATCATTAATTCATATACCTTTAATTTATACAATCTACGAAATTCCAGGTCCGCTCGCCGTGACCCTATCCGTTTCATTTTACAAGTATTTCATCTAGCGATGGTATCACCTTCTGATGTAATGATGCAACGAACGGGCCAATGTCCAATAATGGCACCTGTAAACTGCTCCAGTCCAAAACGGTTAACACAGGAAGATCCAGTATTAGAAACGAAAGTTGACCTGCCGTGCAATAAGGCacattgacaaaaatccataGCCAGAATCGCCGAGGTGTTGTTACGTCAGAGCTTATGGATTATATTCTTAAAGAGTTTGATGAGCTAcatcgaattattttttcgaattctttcACATCTGTCATTGTGAGATTGAAAAGCGACCcataatttcaaactttctctTCAGTCGCTGAAACAAAGAAGACAGGAAAACATATTGCCACAAACTTTTGATGTAATTGGGAGATGTGTCTGGCTAACTAAGAGTTTACTCACGCACGTATGATGACGCGGATACATAAGGCCATTATGTACTTTGGCCTTTTGCAATTGTGCGTCAGAGATCTTAAGTTCGTGGGCATGATATAACCAGATGTGAAGCACTTTGGCATAATGTGTATTTTACAGCAAAGGAAAACGTGTCTCATCTTCGTGCGCAATGTCGTTAAAAGCTATTGGGAGACTTCTGGTATAAGACATATCATATAATTGACGTGGTCAATATAAGAGTAATATAGGGATTCCGTATGGACTTTGTACCATGTTTTCTCGTCTCTAATAATtcctaaaataaaaagataatcCGCATGGAACTTATcctaattttaatgaaatatacATAATGATATTATAAGAGATTATCGCTGTGATCTCACAATACCACCGGCCTCCCCGGCCCCGGCCCCCTTTTAAATCCATTTTAATAAAAGTTTACACAAACCAGGTttaatatacacataataaCATTTTTACGGCCATCACAATGACCTCCCCCCTTAGACCAGTACTGACACTTAAGGCACTTGCTCCGGAATCATTATTGACATTAATATCGTGTAATTCTAAAAAAGGCTGCACTTCATCCGGTGAGTGTAGGAAAGCGGGACTAGAATGGGCGACTATATATGGCAGCAGCTATGGTACATAATGTCTGAACTCAAATTATACTTTTGAAAGGAGAAACGACAGTGCCGTTTGAGAGGAAGCTTGACgagaatgtttttttcctGATCGATGATGAAGACAGAGATGATGATCATAGCCCCGCAAAATCACAATCTGCAGAAACAGCTCAATAAAACTTCATAGAAAAGGTTACTCCCAGTACTGGTCGTATACCACAATACTGAATAGTAAGAGTTGCCAAATTTGTATGCCCATGAGAAATATTACGCACAGATTCGATCACTTATgctggttaaaattttttttttcaattatctgcGATCGTCAATGGGCCAGGAGCGATTGGCCACTATATCTGTTGAAAGCGAATTATCTTATCGCATCGAGTACGAGGAACTTATTGCAGACTTTGTAAAAGTGAAAGcacaaaaaatatgttttgtgTGAAGGGTAGGTTtgatcaaatgaaaaatatagtgATTTGGTGTCAATATATACGGTGGGAACGACAAATCACAGGGTCCACTATCAATTCTTAGTTAATTTGTGGTTACTTTGATGTCAGTGATTTGGAGTCAATAAATACGGTGGAAATGATGAACCACGTGTTCGACTAAGAATTCTTagttaattgtttataaattctgtatttaaatatttgtatcGGGAAAGGCGGGTTCTTCCAGTTTGCCGTAGATACTCGAAAGGCTAGGCACAGCGCTGGTCCTGCTACGCTGTCTGAAACCTTAGAAAGAGGCAACGAAAAATGTATGTACCAAAATGTCAAAATAACTAGTATAGCTTTGTTGCATCATATGGCTGCGTTAATAGGCATGTCGAAGAGATTTCATTTATGCTTCATTTCTCGTTTTGAAACTAGCTGCCAACATTAAAACTCACTAGGGCAGAGGCAAGGCTATTCACGAACTTGGGAGCACAAAAGAGGTGACAGATTGTTGACAGTCCTGAGAGTTGATTTTCGAATGCACTCTTAAGGTGCTTTTAAGATCACGTCGTACATTTCAAAAACTCGCCTAAACTAGACGAGTTGCAATTCCCCTGCGGATTCAGTCCCACCGTGTTATTTCATTCGATACTAAAATCAGCGATATTAGAGTGACGTTCCGGATAATCAAATCCACTCGAGTTCCACTCAATTCTTCGGTGcggttgtaaaatttttccactacGCCGCGAAATCTTAGTGTAAC
The genomic region above belongs to Diprion similis isolate iyDipSimi1 chromosome 8, iyDipSimi1.1, whole genome shotgun sequence and contains:
- the LOC124408606 gene encoding uncharacterized protein LOC124408606, which gives rise to MTAARVLRVAYSACGSVSSSPTTFTPSNLLSTSNTALRATALRSIVTFSLFLTIFPARKTRGHDLSWNIQGGRNNGVDVPLLLGDPVCPPPSPSCTSSVYSPGFRAEFEEASLGLVRMYTRHAGMRTPRPRSWQNEKVQCRACSACPEDVRPIIRLPLIFKEKEGRGPGFIYIAIARVTVRPWRFSFCHRNIKFLRVVQLL